In Corynebacterium matruchotii, a single genomic region encodes these proteins:
- a CDS encoding ABC-F family ATP-binding cassette domain-containing protein — translation MIVTNDFEVRVGARTLLTAPKQQLRVQPGDRIGLVGRNGAGKTTTMRILAGETEPYGGSVTRSGEIGYLPQDSREGNLEQTARDRVLSARGLDTIMRNMDRQQEIMETTEDPRRRDQAIKKYARLEERYHSLGGYEGNAEAAQICDTLGLPARVLDQPLKTLSGGQRRRVELAQILFAASAGSGKSTTTLLLDEPTNHLDADSIMWLREFLAKHEGGLVLISHDVKLLAAVCNKIWFLDAVRAEVDVYNMGYRRYLEARAADEARRRRERANAEKKAAALKEQAARFGAKATKAAAAKQMLARADRLVGSADKVRQKDRVAHISFPTPAPCGKTPLQATGLTKTYGSLEVFAGVDLAVDKQSRVVVLGFNGAGKTTLLRLLAGEEHTDGAGGIVTGHGLKIGYFAQEHNTIDPNKTVWENTIAACPDAVEQDLRSLLGAFLFSGEQLQQPAGTLSGGEKTRLALAALVSSRANVLLLDEPTNNLDPISREQVLQALRTYTGAVVLVTHDPGAVRALEPERVIILPDGDEDLWSDDYMEIVELS, via the coding sequence GTGATCGTGACCAATGACTTTGAAGTTCGGGTGGGCGCCAGGACCCTCCTAACCGCCCCTAAACAACAGCTCCGAGTCCAACCCGGTGACCGCATTGGCCTGGTGGGTCGCAACGGCGCCGGAAAAACCACCACCATGCGCATACTGGCGGGCGAAACCGAACCCTACGGCGGCTCGGTCACCCGCTCCGGGGAGATTGGTTACCTACCCCAGGATTCCCGGGAAGGAAACCTGGAACAAACCGCCCGGGACCGAGTTCTCTCCGCCCGCGGCCTAGACACCATCATGCGGAACATGGACCGGCAGCAGGAAATCATGGAAACCACCGAGGACCCCCGCCGCCGCGACCAGGCAATCAAAAAATACGCCCGCCTGGAAGAACGCTACCATTCCCTCGGCGGCTACGAAGGCAACGCGGAAGCCGCCCAAATCTGCGACACCCTAGGACTGCCGGCCCGGGTGCTGGACCAGCCGCTAAAAACCCTATCCGGGGGCCAGCGGCGCCGGGTGGAGCTGGCCCAAATCCTGTTCGCAGCCTCCGCCGGTTCCGGGAAATCCACCACCACCCTCCTGCTGGACGAGCCCACAAACCACCTGGATGCGGACTCCATCATGTGGCTGCGGGAGTTTTTAGCCAAACATGAAGGCGGGCTGGTCCTCATCAGCCACGACGTGAAACTGCTCGCCGCGGTGTGCAATAAGATTTGGTTCCTGGACGCGGTGCGCGCCGAGGTGGATGTGTACAACATGGGCTATCGACGCTACCTGGAGGCCCGCGCCGCCGATGAGGCCCGCCGCCGGCGGGAGCGCGCCAACGCCGAGAAAAAAGCGGCCGCCCTGAAGGAACAGGCGGCCCGGTTCGGGGCGAAGGCCACAAAAGCGGCGGCTGCTAAACAAATGCTGGCCCGCGCCGACCGGCTGGTGGGCTCCGCGGACAAGGTCCGCCAAAAGGACCGGGTGGCCCACATTTCTTTCCCCACCCCCGCTCCCTGCGGGAAAACCCCCTTGCAGGCCACCGGGTTGACGAAAACGTACGGCTCCCTGGAGGTGTTCGCCGGGGTGGATTTAGCCGTCGATAAGCAATCCCGCGTGGTAGTGCTGGGCTTTAACGGTGCCGGAAAAACCACCCTGCTGCGACTCCTGGCGGGGGAGGAGCACACCGACGGGGCGGGCGGCATCGTGACCGGGCACGGGCTGAAAATCGGCTATTTCGCCCAGGAACACAACACCATTGACCCGAACAAAACCGTGTGGGAAAACACCATCGCCGCCTGCCCCGACGCCGTCGAACAAGACCTGCGGAGTCTACTGGGCGCATTCCTGTTCTCCGGGGAACAACTCCAACAACCGGCCGGCACCCTATCCGGTGGGGAGAAAACCCGCCTGGCACTCGCCGCCCTGGTATCATCCCGGGCAAACGTGTTACTGCTCGACGAGCCCACAAACAACCTCGACCCCATCTCCCGGGAACAAGTACTCCAAGCCCTCCGCACCTACACTGGCGCAGTCGTCCTGGTCACCCACGACCCCGGCGCGGTGCGGGCCCTCGAACCGGAACGGGTGATTATCCTCCCGGACGGGGATGAGGACTTATGGAGCGACGACTACATGGAGATCGTGGAACTATCGTGA
- a CDS encoding PFL family protein — MDFHHSSNNILDTIAMIEKYRLDIRTVTMGISLLGCMRSATKDTCTAVYDTITRRAEHLVSECEKIERELGIPIVNKRISVTPVALIASREHELVAHALDEAAKAVGVNFIGGYSALVEKGMSESDSRLIASIPEALASTDVVCSSVNIGSSRAGINMDAVRTMGEVIKQAAELTKDQGAIGCAKLVVFANAVGDNPFMAGAFHGVEEPDCVVSVGVSGPGVVDRALGSLAGASLDEVAEAIKKAAFKITRAGQLVGTMASQRLQVPFGIVDLSLAPTAELGDSVAHIMEHMGLSQVGTHGTTAALALLNDAVKKGGMMACSRVGGLSGSFIPVSEDKGMIDAVRAGTMSVDKLEAMTAICSVGLDMVAIPGDTSAELIAGMIADEAAIGVMNHKTTAVRVIPVPGMGPGDQVDFGGLLGYAPIIPVSTVDNSEFIRRGGFIPAPVHGFRN, encoded by the coding sequence ATGGATTTTCATCATTCATCAAACAATATTCTCGACACCATTGCGATGATCGAGAAGTATCGGCTGGATATTCGCACGGTCACCATGGGGATTTCCCTGCTGGGGTGCATGCGGTCTGCGACGAAGGACACTTGCACTGCGGTGTATGACACGATCACGCGCCGGGCGGAGCACCTGGTGTCGGAGTGTGAGAAGATTGAGCGGGAATTGGGGATTCCCATTGTGAATAAGCGGATTTCGGTGACCCCGGTGGCGTTGATAGCTTCCCGGGAGCATGAGTTGGTTGCCCACGCGTTGGATGAGGCGGCGAAGGCTGTGGGGGTGAATTTCATTGGTGGGTATTCCGCCCTGGTGGAGAAGGGCATGTCGGAGAGTGACAGCCGGTTGATTGCGTCCATTCCGGAGGCGTTGGCGTCGACGGATGTGGTGTGTTCGTCGGTGAATATTGGTTCGTCCCGGGCCGGTATCAATATGGATGCGGTGCGCACCATGGGGGAGGTTATTAAGCAGGCGGCCGAGTTGACGAAGGATCAGGGGGCGATTGGGTGCGCCAAGCTGGTGGTGTTCGCCAATGCGGTGGGCGATAACCCGTTTATGGCGGGGGCGTTCCATGGGGTGGAGGAGCCGGATTGTGTGGTGTCGGTGGGGGTTTCCGGCCCGGGCGTGGTGGATCGGGCGTTGGGGTCCCTGGCGGGGGCCAGCCTGGATGAGGTGGCGGAGGCGATCAAGAAGGCGGCGTTTAAGATTACGCGGGCCGGCCAGTTGGTGGGCACCATGGCGTCCCAGCGGCTTCAGGTGCCGTTTGGGATTGTGGATTTGTCCCTGGCGCCGACCGCCGAATTGGGGGATTCGGTGGCGCACATCATGGAGCACATGGGGTTGTCGCAGGTGGGGACGCATGGGACGACCGCGGCGTTGGCGCTGCTTAATGATGCGGTGAAGAAGGGCGGCATGATGGCGTGTTCCCGGGTTGGGGGTTTGTCGGGGTCGTTCATTCCGGTGTCGGAGGATAAAGGCATGATCGATGCGGTGCGGGCCGGCACTATGAGCGTCGATAAGCTAGAGGCCATGACCGCTATTTGTTCGGTGGGGTTAGACATGGTGGCCATACCTGGGGACACGTCGGCGGAGCTTATTGCGGGCATGATTGCGGACGAGGCTGCGATTGGGGTGATGAACCATAAAACCACGGCGGTGCGGGTCATTCCGGTTCCCGGCATGGGTCCGGGCGACCAGGTGGATTTCGGGGGGTTGCTCGGCTACGCCCCCATCATTCCGGTGTCCACTGTGGATAACTCGGAGTTTATTCGCCGCGGGGGGTTCATTCCTGCCCCGGTGCACGGTTTCCGCAACTAA
- a CDS encoding ACT domain-containing protein, with the protein MFAIMTVTGIDHVGIIAAVSTACAELNINIHNVSQTLMDDYFTMILHVAFDESEVDITTIQEKMTEVGEREKLVIRIQSQAIFDAMNII; encoded by the coding sequence ATGTTTGCGATCATGACTGTTACCGGCATTGACCATGTGGGTATTATTGCCGCCGTGTCCACGGCCTGCGCCGAACTCAATATTAATATTCATAATGTGTCCCAGACGCTGATGGATGATTATTTCACCATGATTCTGCACGTGGCGTTTGACGAGTCGGAGGTGGATATCACCACGATTCAGGAGAAAATGACCGAGGTGGGTGAGCGGGAGAAGCTGGTTATCCGCATTCAATCCCAGGCCATTTTTGATGCCATGAACATTATTTAG
- a CDS encoding glutamine amidotransferase has translation MLPFLLLSHRPEDEAAHAEHHSFRRIMGLRSEELVQVRMNLEQPELDFADYSGIILGGGPFNNTDMRKSVVQRQVEAYVTPIVSRVVAEDFPFLGACYGIGVVGSVVGATISRVFGEKPACITASLTPEGARDPLLAGMPALFDTLVGHVEAVETLPNEATCLVNGTDCPVQMFKVGSNVYATQFHPELELRTFIQRLQIYADNGYYEPYEYDAIVAGAAAANLETDNLILRNFRDLYAR, from the coding sequence ATGTTGCCGTTTTTGCTTCTTAGTCACCGGCCGGAGGATGAGGCTGCACATGCGGAGCATCATTCGTTTCGGCGGATCATGGGGTTGCGTTCCGAGGAATTGGTGCAGGTTCGGATGAACCTGGAGCAGCCGGAGCTTGATTTTGCGGATTATTCGGGCATTATTTTGGGTGGCGGGCCGTTTAATAACACGGATATGCGGAAGTCGGTGGTGCAGCGGCAGGTGGAGGCGTATGTGACTCCGATTGTGTCGCGGGTGGTTGCTGAGGATTTCCCGTTTTTGGGGGCGTGTTATGGGATTGGGGTGGTTGGTTCCGTGGTGGGGGCGACGATCAGTCGGGTGTTTGGGGAGAAGCCGGCGTGTATCACGGCGTCGTTGACGCCGGAGGGGGCGAGGGATCCTTTGTTGGCGGGGATGCCGGCACTATTTGACACGTTGGTGGGTCATGTGGAGGCGGTTGAGACATTGCCTAATGAGGCGACGTGTTTGGTGAATGGGACCGATTGTCCGGTGCAAATGTTTAAGGTGGGGTCGAATGTGTATGCGACCCAGTTTCACCCCGAGTTGGAGTTGCGGACGTTTATTCAACGGTTGCAGATTTATGCGGATAACGGGTATTACGAGCCGTATGAGTATGATGCGATCGTGGCGGGGGCGGCGGCCGCGAACCTGGAGACCGATAATCTGATTCTTCGTAATTTCCGGGATCTTTATGCCAGGTGA
- a CDS encoding TetR/AcrR family transcriptional regulator — MPVVSSSELSQRRQEILDGARRCFAEHGYEGATVRRLEETIGKSRGAIFHHFGDKENLFLALAREDAARMAEVVAANGLVEVMRDMLKHPERHDWLATRLEITKMLRTDPTFRMRWQEHQKVLDDAVRARLTANARRGGLRSDVEIGVIHTYLETVLDGFITRLASGAPTDDLEAVLHLVESSVRSQSSVE; from the coding sequence ATGCCGGTGGTGAGTTCGTCGGAGTTGTCGCAGCGGCGGCAGGAGATTTTGGATGGGGCGCGGCGGTGTTTTGCGGAGCATGGTTATGAGGGGGCGACGGTGCGCCGGTTGGAGGAGACGATTGGGAAGTCGCGGGGGGCAATTTTTCATCATTTTGGGGATAAGGAGAATTTGTTTTTAGCGTTGGCACGGGAGGATGCGGCGCGGATGGCTGAGGTGGTGGCGGCGAATGGGTTGGTGGAGGTGATGCGGGATATGTTGAAGCATCCCGAGCGGCATGATTGGTTGGCCACCCGGTTGGAGATTACGAAGATGTTGCGGACGGATCCGACGTTTCGGATGCGGTGGCAGGAGCATCAGAAGGTGTTGGATGATGCGGTGCGGGCGCGGTTGACGGCGAATGCGCGGCGGGGTGGGTTGCGTAGCGATGTTGAGATTGGGGTGATTCACACGTATCTTGAAACGGTGCTTGATGGTTTTATCACTCGGTTGGCTTCGGGTGCGCCTACGGATGATTTGGAGGCCGTGTTGCATTTGGTGGAGTCGAGTGTGCGGAGCCAGTCGTCGGTTGAGTAA